Proteins co-encoded in one Camelus bactrianus isolate YW-2024 breed Bactrian camel chromosome 6, ASM4877302v1, whole genome shotgun sequence genomic window:
- the LRRC57 gene encoding leucine-rich repeat-containing protein 57 isoform X1, with protein sequence MTSQGVSARAEAQGAHPRRARVPSFPLYSRLDLNRGARMGNSALRAHVETAQKTGVFQLKDRGLTEFPSELQKLTSNLRTIDLSNNKIESLPPMIIGKFTLLKSLSLNNNKLTVLPDELCNLKKLETLSLNNNHLRELPSTFGQLSALKTLSLSGNQLRALPPPLCSLRHLDVLDLSKNQIRSIPDAVGELQVIELNLNQNQISQISVKISCCPRLKVLRLEENCLELSMLPQSILSDSQICLLAVEGNLFEIKKLRELEGYDKVCISILLHFQSLQRKER encoded by the exons ATGACGTCACAGGGCGTTTCCGCCCGGGCGGAAGCTCAGGGAGCGCATCCCCGGCGAGCGCGGGTCCCGAGTTTTCCTTTGTACAGCCGGCT GGACCTGAACCGCGGCGCTAGGATGGGAAACAGTGCCCTCCGCGCTCATGTGGAAACCGCGCAGAAAACTGGTGTTTTTCAGCTTAAGGACCGTGGGCTGACCGAG TTCCCCTCAGAGTTGCAGAAGCTGACAAGCAATCTCAGGACCATCGACTTGTCCAACAACAAGATCGAGAGTCTCCCGCCTATGATTATAGGGAAGTTCACTCTGCTGAAGAGCCTCTCCTTGAACAACAACAAACTGA CTGTTCTTCCTGATGAGTTATGCAATCTGAAAAAACTAGAGACACTAAGCCTAAACAACAATCATTTGAGAGAGCTGCCATCTACCTTTGGGCAACTGTCCGCCCTTAAGACCCTGAGCCTCTCTGGGAACCAGCTTCGAGCACTACCACCACCACTTTGTAGTCTGCGGCACCTGGATGTACTGGATCTCTCCAAGAACCAGATTCGGAGCATCCCTGATGCAGTGGGGGAGCTTCAGGTCATTGAACTCAACCTCAACCAGAACCAG ATATCTCAGATCTCAGTGAAGATATCTTGCTGTCCTCGCCTTAAAGTTCTTCGTCTGGAGGAGAACTGTCTTGAGCTTAGTATGCTTCCACAGAGCATCCTCAGTGACTCCCAGATCTGTCTGCTTGCTGTGGAAGGCAAcctttttgaaataaagaaacTTCGAGAACTGGAAGGCTATGATAAGGTTTGTATTAGTATACTTCTGCATTTCCAATCActgcaaagaaaagaaaggtga
- the HAUS2 gene encoding HAUS augmin-like complex subunit 2 isoform X2, with product MASIRGCTPWRQKMADMLNISKKSDSCFVNFSRLQQITDIQAEIYQKNLEIELLRLEKDTEDVVHPYFLAQKCHTLQSMNNHLEVVLKEKRSLRQRLLKPMCQENLPIEAVYHRYMVHLLELAVTFIERLENHLETIRNIPHVDANLKKMSMALAKMDILVTETEELAENILKWREQQEEVSSSIPKIIAEENFLHNCDVIISPLPFTSKVSVQTINTK from the exons ATGGCGTCAATAAGGGGGTGCACACCGTGGCGACAGAAGATGGCT GATATGTTAAATATATCTAAGAAATCAGATTCTTGCTTTGTGAACTTCTCCAGACTACAGCAGATCACAGATATTCAAGCTGAAATCTATCAG AAAAACCTGGAAATTGAACTCCTAAGACTAGAAAAAGATACAGAAGATGTTGTCCATCCTTACTTTCTGG CTCAGAAGTGTCATACTCTGCAAAGCATGAATAATCATTTGGAAGTGGTGCTCAAAGAGAAGCGGTCCCTCAGGCAAAGACTGTTGAAACCCATGTGCCAAGAAAACTTGCCTATTGAAGCTGTTTATCACAG ATACATGGTACATTTATTGGAGTTGGCAGTAACTTTCATTGAGAGATTAGAAAACCATCTTGAAACAATTAGAAATATCCCTCATGTAGAtgcaaatctaaaaaaaatg AGCATGGCTTTAGCAAAGATGGATATTTTGGTGACTGAGACAGAAGAACTGGCAGAGAATATACTGAAGTGGCGAGAACAACAGGAGGAAGTCTCCTCTAGTATCCCCAAAATAATAGCTGAAGAAAATTTTCTTCATAACTGTGATGTTATCATATCTCCTTTACCTTTTACTTCTAAAGTTAGTGTCCAAACTATTAATACCAAGTAA
- the HAUS2 gene encoding HAUS augmin-like complex subunit 2 isoform X4 — MLNISKKSDSCFVNFSRLQQITDIQAEIYQKNLEIELLRLEKDTEDVVHPYFLAQKCHTLQSMNNHLEVVLKEKRSLRQRLLKPMCQENLPIEAVYHRYMVHLLELAVTFIERLENHLETIRNIPHVDANLKKMSMALAKMDILVTETEELAENILKWREQQEEVSSSIPKIIAEENFLHNCDVIISPLPFTSKVSVQTINTK, encoded by the exons ATGTTAAATATATCTAAGAAATCAGATTCTTGCTTTGTGAACTTCTCCAGACTACAGCAGATCACAGATATTCAAGCTGAAATCTATCAG AAAAACCTGGAAATTGAACTCCTAAGACTAGAAAAAGATACAGAAGATGTTGTCCATCCTTACTTTCTGG CTCAGAAGTGTCATACTCTGCAAAGCATGAATAATCATTTGGAAGTGGTGCTCAAAGAGAAGCGGTCCCTCAGGCAAAGACTGTTGAAACCCATGTGCCAAGAAAACTTGCCTATTGAAGCTGTTTATCACAG ATACATGGTACATTTATTGGAGTTGGCAGTAACTTTCATTGAGAGATTAGAAAACCATCTTGAAACAATTAGAAATATCCCTCATGTAGAtgcaaatctaaaaaaaatg AGCATGGCTTTAGCAAAGATGGATATTTTGGTGACTGAGACAGAAGAACTGGCAGAGAATATACTGAAGTGGCGAGAACAACAGGAGGAAGTCTCCTCTAGTATCCCCAAAATAATAGCTGAAGAAAATTTTCTTCATAACTGTGATGTTATCATATCTCCTTTACCTTTTACTTCTAAAGTTAGTGTCCAAACTATTAATACCAAGTAA
- the LRRC57 gene encoding leucine-rich repeat-containing protein 57 isoform X2 yields MGNSALRAHVETAQKTGVFQLKDRGLTEFPSELQKLTSNLRTIDLSNNKIESLPPMIIGKFTLLKSLSLNNNKLTVLPDELCNLKKLETLSLNNNHLRELPSTFGQLSALKTLSLSGNQLRALPPPLCSLRHLDVLDLSKNQIRSIPDAVGELQVIELNLNQNQISQISVKISCCPRLKVLRLEENCLELSMLPQSILSDSQICLLAVEGNLFEIKKLRELEGYDKYMERFTATKKKFA; encoded by the exons ATGGGAAACAGTGCCCTCCGCGCTCATGTGGAAACCGCGCAGAAAACTGGTGTTTTTCAGCTTAAGGACCGTGGGCTGACCGAG TTCCCCTCAGAGTTGCAGAAGCTGACAAGCAATCTCAGGACCATCGACTTGTCCAACAACAAGATCGAGAGTCTCCCGCCTATGATTATAGGGAAGTTCACTCTGCTGAAGAGCCTCTCCTTGAACAACAACAAACTGA CTGTTCTTCCTGATGAGTTATGCAATCTGAAAAAACTAGAGACACTAAGCCTAAACAACAATCATTTGAGAGAGCTGCCATCTACCTTTGGGCAACTGTCCGCCCTTAAGACCCTGAGCCTCTCTGGGAACCAGCTTCGAGCACTACCACCACCACTTTGTAGTCTGCGGCACCTGGATGTACTGGATCTCTCCAAGAACCAGATTCGGAGCATCCCTGATGCAGTGGGGGAGCTTCAGGTCATTGAACTCAACCTCAACCAGAACCAG ATATCTCAGATCTCAGTGAAGATATCTTGCTGTCCTCGCCTTAAAGTTCTTCGTCTGGAGGAGAACTGTCTTGAGCTTAGTATGCTTCCACAGAGCATCCTCAGTGACTCCCAGATCTGTCTGCTTGCTGTGGAAGGCAAcctttttgaaataaagaaacTTCGAGAACTGGAAGGCTATGATAAG TACATGGAGAGGTTCACAGCCACCAAGAAGAAGTTTGCATGA
- the HAUS2 gene encoding HAUS augmin-like complex subunit 2 isoform X1, which yields MAAANPWDPASAPNAAGLLLGHFVASGVVTQDMLNISKKSDSCFVNFSRLQQITDIQAEIYQKNLEIELLRLEKDTEDVVHPYFLAQKCHTLQSMNNHLEVVLKEKRSLRQRLLKPMCQENLPIEAVYHRYMVHLLELAVTFIERLENHLETIRNIPHVDANLKKMSMALAKMDILVTETEELAENILKWREQQEEVSSSIPKIIAEENFLHNCDVIISPLPFTSKVSVQTINTK from the exons ATGGCTGCGGCGAACCCCTGGGACCCAGCGTCCGCACCTAACGCTGCCGGGCTACTGCTGGGCCATTTCGTGGCTTCAGGGGTGGTCACTCAG GATATGTTAAATATATCTAAGAAATCAGATTCTTGCTTTGTGAACTTCTCCAGACTACAGCAGATCACAGATATTCAAGCTGAAATCTATCAG AAAAACCTGGAAATTGAACTCCTAAGACTAGAAAAAGATACAGAAGATGTTGTCCATCCTTACTTTCTGG CTCAGAAGTGTCATACTCTGCAAAGCATGAATAATCATTTGGAAGTGGTGCTCAAAGAGAAGCGGTCCCTCAGGCAAAGACTGTTGAAACCCATGTGCCAAGAAAACTTGCCTATTGAAGCTGTTTATCACAG ATACATGGTACATTTATTGGAGTTGGCAGTAACTTTCATTGAGAGATTAGAAAACCATCTTGAAACAATTAGAAATATCCCTCATGTAGAtgcaaatctaaaaaaaatg AGCATGGCTTTAGCAAAGATGGATATTTTGGTGACTGAGACAGAAGAACTGGCAGAGAATATACTGAAGTGGCGAGAACAACAGGAGGAAGTCTCCTCTAGTATCCCCAAAATAATAGCTGAAGAAAATTTTCTTCATAACTGTGATGTTATCATATCTCCTTTACCTTTTACTTCTAAAGTTAGTGTCCAAACTATTAATACCAAGTAA
- the HAUS2 gene encoding HAUS augmin-like complex subunit 2 isoform X3: protein MAAANPWDPASAPNAAGLLLGHFVASGVVTQKNLEIELLRLEKDTEDVVHPYFLAQKCHTLQSMNNHLEVVLKEKRSLRQRLLKPMCQENLPIEAVYHRYMVHLLELAVTFIERLENHLETIRNIPHVDANLKKMSMALAKMDILVTETEELAENILKWREQQEEVSSSIPKIIAEENFLHNCDVIISPLPFTSKVSVQTINTK, encoded by the exons ATGGCTGCGGCGAACCCCTGGGACCCAGCGTCCGCACCTAACGCTGCCGGGCTACTGCTGGGCCATTTCGTGGCTTCAGGGGTGGTCACTCAG AAAAACCTGGAAATTGAACTCCTAAGACTAGAAAAAGATACAGAAGATGTTGTCCATCCTTACTTTCTGG CTCAGAAGTGTCATACTCTGCAAAGCATGAATAATCATTTGGAAGTGGTGCTCAAAGAGAAGCGGTCCCTCAGGCAAAGACTGTTGAAACCCATGTGCCAAGAAAACTTGCCTATTGAAGCTGTTTATCACAG ATACATGGTACATTTATTGGAGTTGGCAGTAACTTTCATTGAGAGATTAGAAAACCATCTTGAAACAATTAGAAATATCCCTCATGTAGAtgcaaatctaaaaaaaatg AGCATGGCTTTAGCAAAGATGGATATTTTGGTGACTGAGACAGAAGAACTGGCAGAGAATATACTGAAGTGGCGAGAACAACAGGAGGAAGTCTCCTCTAGTATCCCCAAAATAATAGCTGAAGAAAATTTTCTTCATAACTGTGATGTTATCATATCTCCTTTACCTTTTACTTCTAAAGTTAGTGTCCAAACTATTAATACCAAGTAA
- the LRRC57 gene encoding leucine-rich repeat-containing protein 57 isoform X3, translated as MGNSALRAHVETAQKTGVFQLKDRGLTEFPSELQKLTSNLRTIDLSNNKIESLPPMIIGKFTLLKSLSLNNNKLTVLPDELCNLKKLETLSLNNNHLRELPSTFGQLSALKTLSLSGNQLRALPPPLCSLRHLDVLDLSKNQIRSIPDAVGELQVIELNLNQNQISQISVKISCCPRLKVLRLEENCLELSMLPQSILSDSQICLLAVEGNLFEIKKLRELEGYDKVCISILLHFQSLQRKER; from the exons ATGGGAAACAGTGCCCTCCGCGCTCATGTGGAAACCGCGCAGAAAACTGGTGTTTTTCAGCTTAAGGACCGTGGGCTGACCGAG TTCCCCTCAGAGTTGCAGAAGCTGACAAGCAATCTCAGGACCATCGACTTGTCCAACAACAAGATCGAGAGTCTCCCGCCTATGATTATAGGGAAGTTCACTCTGCTGAAGAGCCTCTCCTTGAACAACAACAAACTGA CTGTTCTTCCTGATGAGTTATGCAATCTGAAAAAACTAGAGACACTAAGCCTAAACAACAATCATTTGAGAGAGCTGCCATCTACCTTTGGGCAACTGTCCGCCCTTAAGACCCTGAGCCTCTCTGGGAACCAGCTTCGAGCACTACCACCACCACTTTGTAGTCTGCGGCACCTGGATGTACTGGATCTCTCCAAGAACCAGATTCGGAGCATCCCTGATGCAGTGGGGGAGCTTCAGGTCATTGAACTCAACCTCAACCAGAACCAG ATATCTCAGATCTCAGTGAAGATATCTTGCTGTCCTCGCCTTAAAGTTCTTCGTCTGGAGGAGAACTGTCTTGAGCTTAGTATGCTTCCACAGAGCATCCTCAGTGACTCCCAGATCTGTCTGCTTGCTGTGGAAGGCAAcctttttgaaataaagaaacTTCGAGAACTGGAAGGCTATGATAAGGTTTGTATTAGTATACTTCTGCATTTCCAATCActgcaaagaaaagaaaggtga